The proteins below are encoded in one region of Candidatus Aegiribacteria sp.:
- the rpoN gene encoding RNA polymerase factor sigma-54 — MVQTQKLALTQRIRQALEILQVPSLDLENLIKQELQENPLLEQSGPEDRKADEKNDGDENREREEPWDEEPSRSDSKEDDTLDILRKLDEHSGDNFSEPYRGDDEPWIREPPSESTLYEYLLKQVWSIMLPGDIEEAVVYIVYSLDRHGLLSLPIFELQSAWEGNPDLIVQAIEIVRTLEPTGVGALSASGALEMQLEELGYEHDSLEYRIVAEHFSEIAERKIKDIAAAEGVSAHRIQEAVDRISVLNPWPGNEFTSSANTAVIPDIIIVKIEDHFEAILNDNRFPHLMISARNRRILESPGTSSKEKEYVKNKFRKASWFIKAIRQRQETVTRIGEFITDYQKDYFEWGIEGLRPLTLQIVADALGYNQSTISRAINGKYVQSPKGIHEMRFFFSRALPGERGDVSSRTVKDELRKIIETEDKSKPLSDTKLVLALEAAGMKVKRRTVANYRLEMDIPSARKRKRY, encoded by the coding sequence ATGGTCCAGACCCAGAAACTGGCGCTTACCCAGAGGATCAGGCAGGCTCTGGAAATTCTTCAGGTTCCATCCCTGGACCTTGAAAATCTGATAAAACAGGAACTCCAGGAAAATCCGCTTCTTGAGCAGAGCGGTCCCGAGGACAGGAAAGCGGATGAAAAAAATGATGGAGATGAGAACCGCGAGAGGGAAGAGCCATGGGACGAGGAGCCTTCCAGAAGCGATAGCAAGGAAGATGATACTCTTGATATTCTCAGAAAACTGGACGAGCACTCCGGTGACAACTTTTCAGAGCCTTACCGTGGTGATGACGAGCCCTGGATTCGTGAACCCCCAAGCGAGTCAACGCTTTACGAGTATCTTCTTAAACAGGTATGGTCGATTATGCTTCCAGGTGACATTGAGGAAGCTGTGGTTTACATAGTCTACTCTCTTGACAGGCACGGGTTGTTATCCCTTCCAATTTTTGAACTGCAGTCAGCATGGGAAGGAAACCCCGATCTCATTGTACAGGCTATTGAGATCGTCCGTACTCTTGAACCGACCGGTGTCGGAGCGCTGAGCGCGAGCGGCGCTCTTGAAATGCAGCTGGAAGAACTGGGATATGAGCATGACAGTCTTGAGTACCGGATTGTAGCTGAGCATTTCAGCGAAATCGCTGAGAGAAAGATAAAGGATATAGCGGCAGCTGAAGGTGTATCGGCACATAGGATTCAGGAAGCAGTTGATCGAATATCTGTTCTTAATCCGTGGCCTGGCAACGAATTCACATCATCGGCGAATACAGCTGTAATACCTGATATTATCATCGTCAAAATAGAAGACCATTTTGAGGCAATTCTCAACGACAACAGGTTTCCGCACCTGATGATATCCGCAAGGAACAGACGGATACTCGAATCACCCGGTACTTCATCGAAGGAGAAGGAATACGTAAAGAACAAGTTCCGGAAAGCTTCATGGTTCATTAAGGCTATAAGGCAGCGGCAGGAAACCGTTACCAGGATAGGAGAATTCATAACTGACTATCAGAAAGATTATTTTGAGTGGGGCATTGAGGGGCTGCGGCCTCTTACACTGCAGATTGTGGCCGATGCTCTCGGGTACAATCAGTCCACTATAAGTCGAGCCATAAACGGAAAATACGTTCAGTCGCCAAAGGGCATTCACGAAATGAGGTTTTTCTTCAGCAGGGCTCTTCCGGGCGAGAGGGGTGATGTCTCCAGCAGAACCGTCAAAGATGAACTAAGAAAAATCATTGAAACGGAGGATAAGAGCAAACCTCTGTCCGATACGAAGCTTGTTCTGGCACTTGAGGCTGCCGGCATGAAAGTCAAGAGGCGGACGGTCGCGAACTACCGGTTGGAAATGGATATTCCATCCGCGAGAAAAAGAAAAAGATACTGA
- a CDS encoding adenosine-specific kinase: protein MELVDIDFPEGCNIILGQSHFIKTVEDLYEAVIGTVPEARFGLAFSESSGPRLIRSDGSDLELRSIAEKNLLKLGCGHTFLIVLNGVFPIQILNQVKNVPEVCSIYCATANPLQVIVGRSRQGGGVMGVIDGESPLAVEIEEDIENRIELLKRIGYKR from the coding sequence ATTGAACTCGTAGACATTGATTTCCCTGAGGGCTGCAACATCATTCTGGGACAGTCCCATTTTATTAAAACCGTTGAAGATCTGTACGAAGCGGTTATCGGCACTGTTCCGGAAGCCCGGTTCGGACTTGCATTCTCCGAAAGTTCGGGGCCAAGACTGATTAGAAGCGACGGGAGTGACCTCGAACTGAGATCCATAGCTGAGAAGAATCTTCTAAAGCTTGGATGCGGCCACACTTTCCTGATTGTATTGAACGGAGTTTTTCCAATACAGATATTGAATCAGGTGAAAAATGTGCCCGAAGTCTGCAGTATCTACTGCGCCACAGCAAATCCACTGCAGGTTATTGTCGGTCGGTCACGACAGGGAGGCGGAGTCATGGGAGTAATAGATGGGGAATCTCCACTTGCCGTCGAAATAGAAGAGGATATCGAAAATCGTATCGAACTCCTGAAAAGAATAGGGTACAAAAGATAG